The Danio aesculapii chromosome 8, fDanAes4.1, whole genome shotgun sequence genome window below encodes:
- the LOC130234236 gene encoding serine/threonine-protein kinase pim-2-like has product MAFSKLISRLKKAFGIKCAHEQPREPLKPTGNTTESHPITDDPPVVARKQAGRQKKKIKKNKFSSLFLACFSRRATVDDTLSVLEIHDLQDEPISSSKFFHTAVNNLELEVLQPSILDAPADEDLDSTVKSEANSFEPSVSQQFSTDGIFEMISADSVEVDIDSALDEDSDPSLNQKGSQDDSAVKSTGAIDTESALCPKSDDGTCLNNNDISSRYKLGKQLGEGGFGSVFEGIRIQDGLQVAVKFAQKTPNRRDLCSSDDQPLEITLASMASSGSRCHNIIELLDWQVFKNHYVMVMERPTPSMDLEAFLQLNGGVLSEQTAQTIMGQAVYAANVCCYRGVFHRDIKLQNLLVNPITLEVKLIDFGCGDFMMESAYSTFSGTEAYIPPEFYERGCYQAIPATVYSLGVLLFTMLHGDFPSAYDLYYLEHDWSKFTLSQECCDLMWACLQQNPEHRILLGQMPYHDWLMLE; this is encoded by the exons ATGGCTTTTTCAAAGTTGATCTCCCGTTTAAAGAAAGCGTTTGGTATCAAGTGTGCACACGAACAACCCCGTGAGCCACTCAAACCCACCGGCAACACGACAGAAAGTCATCCGATAACCGATGACCCGCCCGTCGTTGCAAGAAAACAGGCAGGgagacagaaaaagaaaattaagaaaaacaaattTTCTTCCCTCTTCCTAGCCTGTTTCTCCAGAAGAGCTACTGTTGATG ATACGCTCTCTGTGCTGGAGATCCACGACCTTCAGGACGAGCCGATCAGTAGCTCGAAATTCTTTCACACTGCTGTGAACAATCTGGAGCTGGAGGTTCTCCAACCTTCAATTCTTGATGCTCCAGCAGATGAAGACTTGGACTCTACTGTAAAATCTGAAGCGAACAGTTTTGAACCTTCAGTGAGCCAGCAGTTCTCAACAGATGGCATCTTTGAAATGATCAGCGCAGACTCTGTTGAGGTTGACATTGACTCTGCACTGGATGAAGACTCGGACCCTTCACTGAATCAGAAGGGCTCACAAGATGACTCCGCTGTGAAGTCTACAGGTGCCATTGACACTGAGTCAGCACTGTGTCCTAAATCAGATGATGGGACCTGTTTGAACAATA ATGACATCAGCTCCCGCTACAAACTGGGAAAGCAGCTCGGTGAAGGAGGTTTCGGCTCTGTTTTTGAGGGGATCCGCATACAGGATGGTCTGCAG GTGGCTGTTAAATTTGCCCAAAAGACACCAAATAGGCGAGATCTCTGCTCT TCTGATGACCAGCCACTAGAGATCACCTTGGCAAGTATGGCCAGCAGTGGCTCCAGGTGTCACAATATTATTGAGCTCCTAGATTGGCAGGTGTTCAAAAACCATTACGTCATGGTCATGGAACGGCCTACGCCAAGTATGGATCTGGAGGCATTCCTGCAACTCAACGGAGGCGTCCTCAGCGAGCAAACAGCACAAACTATCATGGGCCAAGCTGTATATGCTGCCAATGTTTGTTGTTACCGTGGGGTATTCCACAGGGACATAAAGCTACAAAACCTGCTTGTGAACCCAATAACGCTGGAGGTTAAACTGATCGACTTCGGCTGCGGTGATTTCATGATGGAATCAGCATACTCCACCTTTTCTG GCACAGAAGCATACATCCCGCCAGAGTTTTACGAAAGAGGATGTTACCAAGCCATACCAGCAACAGTCTATTCTCTTGGGGTTCTTCTCTTTACAATGCTGCATGGAGATTTCCCATCGGCATATGACCTGTACTACCTTGAGCATGACTGGTCCAAATTTACCCTCTCTCAAG AATGCTGTGATCTGATGTGGGCTTGTCTGCAGCAGAATCCAGAGCACAGAATTCTTCTTGGACAGATGCCTTACCACGACTGGCTCATGCTGGAGTAG
- the LOC130234282 gene encoding uncharacterized protein LOC130234282 — protein MKMKLIFFLLVLLKNGMNLTEGLTVSYSSGRITLRYFFNLYYNTYEISCCKLNQLRCYFIVNNRGVVDSMYQGRISISMYSGELEVIITNLSEVDAGTYQCGVAGIFNTYEVVHVLVYNLRVFSGVNTAPLLPKATIKPTFWISSPSTPSVSEQPAEKSSDGWSTFHMLAVVLSVLVFVVISLILLAYRLKKKKKDKSGTCGSSNITMTQDDTTYCMVEFLPHQDQCQIYANFQIRRPEDTAHSVIAKENVEYSIISQALP, from the exons ATGAAAATGAagctgattttctttcttctagtCCTCTTAAAGAACG GAATGAATCTGACCGAAGGACTCACTGTGTCTTATTCTTCAGGGAGGATTACTTTAAGATATTTCTTTAACCTATATTACAATACATATGAAATAAGTTGCTGTAAGTTAAATCAGTTGCGGTGCTACTTCATTGTGAACAACAGAGGAGTAGTGGACTCTATGTATCAAGGAAGAATATCCATCTCTATGTACAGTGGAGAACTTGAAGTAATAATTACAAACCTGAGTGAAGTAGATGCTGGCACATACCAATGTGGTGTTGCAGGGATATTTAACACCTATGAAGTGGTTCATGTTCTAGTTTATA ACTTAAGAGTTTTCAGTGGAGTCAACACAGCTCCTCTCTTACCAAAAGCCACCATCAAACCAACATTCTGGATTTCTTCTCCATCTACACCCAGTGTTTCAGAGCAACCAGCTGAAAAATCCAG TGATGGCTGGAGCACATTCCACATGCTAGCTGTTGTTTTAAGTGTTCTGGTGTTTGTGGTCATCTCATTGATTCTGCTTGCATATCgactaaagaagaaaaaaaaag ATAAAAGTGGAACGTGTGGTTCTTCTAACATCACCATG ACGCAGGATGACACCACCTACTGTATGGTGGAATTCTTACCTCACCAGGATCAATGCCAAATATATGCTAATTTCCAGATCCGTCGTCCAGAAGACACTGCTCATTCAGTCATAGCAAAAGAAAATGTAGAATATTCCATAATTTCACAAGCGCTGCCATAA
- the prok1 gene encoding prokineticin-1: MSRVLILCLLLMSMSCCRGAVITGACDRDVQCGVGLCCAVSLWLRGLRMCTPQGLEGDECHPYSHKFPFPGKRQHHTCPCLPHLVCTRYADNRYRCTSDFKNIDF; this comes from the exons ATGAGCAGGGTGTTGATTCTGTGTTTGCTCCTGATGTCCATGAGCTGCTGCAGAGGTGCCGTCATCACTGGG GCGTGTGACAGGGATGTGCAGTGTGGTGTGGGTCTCTGCTGTGCTGTGAGTCTGTGGCTTCGAGGTCTCCGCATGTGCACACCGCAGGGGCTGGAGGGAGACGAATGCCATCCATACAGCCACAAG TTTCCTTTCCCCGGCAAGAGACAACACCACACTTGCCCCTGCCTGCCACATTTGGTCTGTACCAGATACGCTGACAACAGATACCGCTGTACCAGTGACTTCAAAAACATAGACTTTTAA